The following DNA comes from Agelaius phoeniceus isolate bAgePho1 chromosome 7, bAgePho1.hap1, whole genome shotgun sequence.
ATCTGGCTGGAAGTGGACCAAGTCATCCTTAGCAAAATATTtcaggggagcagggcaagaGAGGGAGGAAACTTTTACCCAAGCACTAGTGGGAATTGAGTGGTCAGGAATAGCTTTGGACTGGAAATGAGGACTGGAGCAAGAAAGACAGGGAACAGCTGTACTGACATGGGAGGATTTGTCTTCAGAGCCATGTTGCTGGGAAGGTTACCTGATGTTGGCAGGAGTCGTGCTGGTgtcctgcagctgtgcagccAACCTCCTCTCAGCAGCCAGTGCCCTCTGGGGAGCAGAgacagctcagcccctgcagccctgggagctgctgtgcccagagcccacCACATCAGCACCGCCCCCTCTGGGCTGGATCCCCTTCCCAATCCTCACCTTCTCCCTGTCAGACAGGGCTGCAAACCACTGcttcctttcctgctcctgctcccggCGGTGCTGCTCCTCCCGCTGTGCTTGCTCCCGTTGCTTCCGCTGGGCTTTCTGTGCCCGCTTCTTCTCCagcttcttggcctccatctcctgtgtCAGGGGCCCTGGCACCTGAGGGCAGGCAGCATCTCCCACTGAGCCGGGGCAATGCACGAGTGGGAAGGGAGAGCTTTGCTCTGGGGCTCCCCTGTGGGTGAGGGCAGCGGGCAGGCCCCACCTTGGCACGGCTGTAGTCGTACTTGTCTGGATGGGCCACCATGAACTTGCGGAAGGCATTGCGGGTCCGTCTGTCAGCAGAGGTGCAGTATGGAGTCctctcctgcctgtccctgtgagACAAGGGAGACCAGCTTGCTCACACTGCCATCTCACTGTTTGCATCCCACTGGGCTGTGAGCCCAGAGATCCCCCAGAGATGAGCAGCGTGTACTGCAGGCCACAATATCACAGCCAAGGAGAGGAAAGTTCCTTATCCCTATACCAGAATCCTCCAAGTCCTCCTTGCCTCTCAAAGCCCCTGCATGGGGCTTTTGTCTCATCCTGGCCCTTGGAACAGCCCACCAATAAAGCTGGGTGCACCTTGAGGCAGTGCCCCCTGCTGCCATGCCAGACCAGGCAGGCAGAGAGAAGGGTGGTTCAGCTCCTAGCCCtcccataaaaaccccagaCGTCCCGGGTCACAGAGACCAATACTGGCTGTCCCAGGACAAGAGTGGCACCAGTTTCTTGTGGCTGAGACAGGAGTGAGTTGCTGGACTCTCACAGCTGGAGTTATGAACCACTGGGTGCCCTGCAGCCATACCTGAGGGCAGGGTccgctcctgcctgcagcagcagacacacagcctcagccctgccagcctgagctgccacgTGAAGCAGGGTGCAGCCCTGCTCGTCCACGGGCTGGTTCAGCAGGGAGCGGGCCATATCCAGAGACTGCCCATCTTCACTGTGCTCTGGCAGGCCCCCATTCTCTGGCACTCCCAGGAGGTGCTGCAGTGTCTGCACATCCCCTGTCTTGCAGGCAGTGAACAGAGCATCGCAGAGCTGGGTCTGAGGGTCTCCTGTGAGGGAAGAACAGGAGGGGAGTCTGATGGGCAGATTGGGCAAAGCAGCACTCTGGTCTGGCCAGGGAATACACACAATGCCTCAGCTTGCTAGCTGGATTTGGGCACTGCAGGATCTCCAGCACCTTCAGAGTCTGTGGCCATGTGCTATGGCATTGCTAGGCACTGTTGTCAGCAGCCAAGTCTCCTCCTGCAGTAAGACCCACTCTAATCCCCCCAACACACCTGGCTTAGCCAGGTGCTGCCTGGTCCCCTTGGCTCCAAACACACAGCTCACTCAAAAGCACATGACTGCAACTGCACTAAAGACTTCTCAGACCCAGCTGTTCTGGGTATCTGCATGACAATGTGCTCTTCACCCCACTGAAAAGCCACCAGTAAATGGGGCAGGCATCCAGCCAACACAGCTCCCAACACCACTTACCTCCATTGCTCCAGGGAAGcagcccagcctcagcctcCCCCTGAAGCTCTGTCACTGCCTCCAAGCCAGGCTGCTCACCAGTCTCTTTAGCACacggccctgcacaggcagcacgTGAGGAAGAGGGTCAGTGTCAGCCTGCATCCCAGCCATGGCCTTCCTACACTGCCCCTGCCAGTTCTTCCCCTCACCTTTCTCCACCTTCTTgtccctcttcttcctccttttgcggTTTCGCTTGGGCATCACTTCGAACTCCCGGAGGTCCAAGGTCCCCAGTGTCACTTCCACAGTCTCCAGTTCTCCTGCAGggctttcttcctcctcttcctcctcctcctctggggCTGAGGAGGGTGATAAGACTGGGGATAGGGCTCTACACACAGAATTCGGGGCTCTGAGCCAAGAACACCCtgtctttctcctgtccagccacACTCTGAAGCTGCAAATCTGGCCCATGCCCATGCAATAACATCAAACCCCTCCTGCTTGCTCAGAGTCATGTCTCCCTGCATGGTTCAACTCACCAGTTGTGTCCTCCTGCGGGGGATGCACCTCTGCCTTCTGCTGCCTCTTCTGCCAGACCTTCCTGGGGGACCCAACGATGTCCTCCAGTGGCGTGtccttccctgggcagcaaGGGTGCTCCTGTCActacctggggacagggagcaccccatgtctccagggtctgagggctgaaGAGCTAGCACCTCCACCCCATAGGGTAGTGCCCCCTAATGCACGAGCGACCCCGTCATCCCACCTGCCCTGACCCACAGGCACAAGGGCTGGCCCAACTCACCATACACCTGCAGGCTGGCCAGCGTGGCGTGGACTCGCAGCACCTCTCGCAGGGTGGCCCTGCGGGTGCTGAGGGGGATGTGGCAGATGCGAGGGTCCCCTCGGGTGAGGGGTGGGCTCCTGCCACCGAAGAGCAGCGCACGGTTGTGATGAGGCGCCCGGAGGAAGATGCGCTGAGCTTCACTcaggtgctgtgcccaggctgccaggaGGTCCTGAATATCCTGGGGAGAAAGGAGAAGCTTTATGGGATCCTGAGCACACTATATGGGCAAATGTAGCTCTGGAGCGGGGACAAATCCAGAAGACAGTAGTCTCAGTTGGGCCCTGCCCGTTTTCCAGAGCCCACCGCCCCTGCcatggcccccagcagcagcctggcagaggcagcaggagcactcCCTGCCAAGTGCACCCTCACCTTGAGCAGAGCAGCCTCGTTGTAGCGGCGCAGGGAGGCCCCAGCGGATCTGGGGGCTGAGCCCGGGGTCTGGGCGTCCCGAAGGCCCTGCGCTGTGCCCCGCCGTGCTCGCACCGTGTACCGGTGGAAGGTCTTGTGCTCCTGCACCTGCAGGCTGTGGAGAGGGGCAGGCATAAGCCACAGAGCTTAGTGTGCGTGGCATTAACATgcaaaagcagctgcagctgactGTGCTCAGAGGGACAGTCCCGCTGTACTCACCCCCGGAACACTGCTCCTGCGAAGTGCCCGCCACCCATCATCAGCACAAcccagcatgtgcctgcactgaGGCTCTGCAGTGATGCTGTCAGCTCCACTGGCTCCTCAATGTCACCCTGATACACAGACACACTTGTTAGTACCCATGGTGTTACCTCCTTacctcctgctgtccccaggacaGAGACCAGCCTCTCTGCTAGCACCAGAAGCAGGTTTTTGTGAGCACCCCAGAGCCAAATAACAGGCCACCAACAAGTCTGGGGCTCTGACCTGGCACCAGAGTCCACCCTTCCTACCACAGGAGGTAGAGATGTCAGAGAGACATCTACACCCAAGTGCCCCCCACCTTTTCTGGACTTCCTCTCCCAAACAGCTGGACTGTGACTTGCCTTCCCAGTGAGCAGCACACAGCGGTAGGCAGAGATGAGCTGGCCCTTGGCATTGCGGAGCAGCACTTTGTGGGAGCGGGGAATCTGGGGGGTCTGGCCAGTGTCACTGACAGAGGGCAGCAACTCCGACTCACTGCTCACATCAGAGCTATGTGAGTCAGATCCTGAGATGCTGGAAACATCAcctgcaaggaaaagaaagatgcAGTGAAATAAGGCAAAGATTATTGAACAGCCTCCCCAAAACTCTCTAGGTGACTTCAAGGGCATTTTCAGAGCGCACATGACCCCAGAAATGTTCTGTCAAATAACCCTATATATCACAAACAGGCTGTGACCCGGGGAGATAGCAGTTTGGAGCTCTAGATCCCCAGACATGCTTAGGCAGGGGCTCAGTTAAAACACCCCCTTCTGTCTATAACAAATCCTAACAGCTCAGGAGCAGTGCTGGACCCTGAGAATACCTCGCAGGGACAGAATAAAGGAATCCTGCACTAGCAGAGGGCTTCATCCCTGTACAGAAAAACCCCAGTGAGGTTCCTGACAGCCCCTGGGCTCCAATGCAGACAATCCAGCTTCTCACCTGTGCGGGTTTTCTCCTCAAACACTTCTTCAGGCAGCGTCCGGCGCCCCAGGAGTCGCTGCTTCAGATTGAAGCGGTGCCAGTCAAGACGGTAGTGCTCAGTCTGTGGAGCAAGAAAAGCATGAGCTGGCAGCATCCTGGTGGTCCATGAAAGCCATCACCACCAAAGGGCATGAGGTGACAGACCCCAACGACTAAACTGATGGCGGGCTCCTTCAGCAGTCCTGACTGGAAAATCACAGTATTTTTAAGGAGTTACCCATGAAACAATTAACCTGAACAAGTACAGGCCTCTGCTGCACTTACCCTTTACTTCCAGTAAATGATGTCTTTAATTGATAACATACGAGGTTTGAGTGCCAGATCCCAATAGGTTGTGAGCAATGGGGAAACAGCCAGCACTGGGCTGCACCATGCTGGGGCTGAGCTTCCACAGCAGGATCCCACCACTCATGCCAGCCCCACTCCCACTCCGtactgctcagccctgctcacctgctCCTCCCGGCTCCCAAACACCTGCCCGCAGGTCAAGCAACACATCCTCTCTGGCACCTCGGCGACCCCATGGGGCTTCTCCtcacagctggctgctgcaggtttCTCTGGAAGAACAAGGGagggctgtgcacagccagccctgcaagGAGTGGAGCCTCCTCGGTCCCTCCTCAGCCAACCCAAAGAAACCTATGGTTGAAAGAGCTTCGGGGACTTTGGGGTGTCACCAAAAGTCGATTTACCCACCCACCAGGTAGCTCCCATGGCCAAGCTCCAGGGTGATCACCCAAGCTGAGTTGGGGACGGAACACAAATCTGTGGCAGACACGAGCTTAGATAACCTCCCTCCCGCCGTTCCCGCGGAGCCCCACGCACCGTGGCTCGCAGGAGCCGGCTGGGCAGCACCCGCATCCGCAGCAACTCCGGTGACCAGGCTCAGCCCGTGCAGGAGTTCAGGGTCCTGGGCGGCCTCAAACACCGACCAGCTCTCCGGCATGGCTACTGCTTCCAGGCACGGGACAGCGTCTGAGGAACGGGCCCGTCGAGAACCACCCGCCAGTGACCGCCCCGACACTGGCCCCGTGGGCCCGCCGCTCTGCCCCGGTGCAAGCTCTGTGTTCGGGACAATCCCGCACCACGCCCGGCGCCCGTGCGCGATCCCCCTTCCCCAAGCCGCCTATCCGCGTCAGCCCCGGGCCGCCGCACCCCCGTCACCCCCGGGGCCGCTCCCCCgtgcccgccccgccgctcacgcgcggccgccgccgccgccgggcccgGAAGCGCCGCTCGTCACATCCCGCGCGCCCATTGGCTGCCGCGTCCCACCCCCCGCTCGCCATTGGGCGCCGTGCCCGCCAGTCGCGGGCGGGGCCgagcgggccgggccgggccgggccgcgccggtggcggcggcggcggcggcgcggggccccGCCATGGCCCACTTCGAGACGCAGTACCAGCGCCTGGAGAGCTCCTCCACCGAGTCTCCCCCCGGCGGCGGCGACCTGCTCGTCCACGTCCCCGAGGGCGCCAAGTGTGAGCGATGGCACCGGGGGTTGGGGCCTGGCCGGCGGCGGGGTGCGGAAGAggccgggggcaccggggaGAGGCTGGATATCTCCCCTCCTCCAAGGGGAGCTAGAGTGGCGGCTGCGGGGCTGTGTGGGGCCTCGGGTGCCAGGGGCAGCGGGGAAGGGGTAGGTTGTGCTGGTGACAACACCAGGGGTGGGTGTGCTCAGGACCCCTCACCCtgtgctgcttcttccttcaGCTCCGTGGCATCACATCGAGAACCTCGACCTGTTCTTCTCTCGCATATCCTTTTGCAGGGCGAGGGTCAGGCGGGATGTATCCCCCTCCTCCCGGCTCTAAGTCCAGGGAAAACACAGAGCTTTGTGTAACTTGGAGCTTGGCTAGTGTCAGCCACTCCTGTAGGACAGTACacagctccagaggggctgACAGAACCCCCCATGCCTTGGGACGCTGTCACTTGACACAGGGTCTTACACGTGCTTCTAGGAATCCTTGGGAAAGTGACGATGATACTGTTGTCGTTACAGTTAATGTGTTATATTCTTAACAGAATTTTATTGCTAGCGTGGCATTTACAGTGAGGGTAGTACAGGATTTCTGTAGGCAGAATCAGTGTAGTACAATTTTATAAGTAGCATAGAACAGAATTTTATAGTATCTCTTACTTCGTGGTTTCTAATCAGCTGGACTCTTTACAGATCAGGACATATCTTAATATATGGTTTGCTGTATCAATGATCATAATGTAGTCTCAAAAATCACATAAAGGAATTTGAGTCATTCACTTAGTCCTCATTGGAAGCAGATGACAGTGGGGGTATCCCTGGCTGCTGAGGGGTCCTGGGTCTCATTGTCCACCAGCAGCTGGGATACAAGTTCCCACTTAGAATTTGTAACTCCTTGATTTTGTGGATAGTGCTCTGGGTGCTGTTAATACTCCCTCTTCTGTGATGGGGTCATCACCTCTGTTGGGTTGGCCAGATGCCTGGGACCTTCAAGGACAGCACGGAAGAGAGTAATCAGCCTGGTGCCAAGGAATCTTGAGGCCCATGGGGAGGGAAAGCAGAAACCCGTTTGATTTATCTACTTGGTTCACAGGACCTTCAGTGCCTGATAACTGGGCAAAGGGTGACCCACTAATAGGTGACACCCTcggtgacacagcagggctgcttgCCTTGTGAAATGGTGTTAATTATGCTGACCGCATtgctgggggcaggagcaggtgcAGGTGCCAATAAATGCATTTTGTCTGTCTCTGTCTTGTCCTGCTCTAGCCTGCCCTGCCCTATGCACCGTTGTGCAGCCTGAGTGCAGGCTGAGTTTCTGCTCTGTGGGTGTTGAGtgcaggaaggaaggagcatGAACGAAGCCAAGTCCCTCTACCCCACCTGTGCTTTACCTGGGCAGAGTGTGTTTTCCTGCACTGGAGAACCAACTTGCTGATGAGTAGGGGTGGGAGAGATTTTTTCTTGGTGGTGAAGGGAGACTTGGCTGAGGAGCTATGGAAATCAGTGGGACAGAACCCTCTTCATCCTTCATCAGAAAGGAGTCTCCATGCTGTTTTCCTTGACTGTGGCTTTCACGTCTATAACCTGCATCAGAAGAATGGCTTCACTTGCATGCTCATCGGAGAGATCTTTGAGCTCATGTAAGTGCAGGTTCCCCTCTGTTGTGGCTGCTGGGGAACAGCCACAGGCACTTGCCAAGCACTTGCAGCTGTGTAGGTGGAAGGGCTCCTTTCATAATTGTCCTGTCTTCCCTTCATCAGGGTCTTCCATGCCCCAAACCCGCATTTCATTTTGAGGAACTGTTGCATTTTGAGGAACTGTTGCCTGTGAACATTCCTGCTGCCATGGCTGTGGGATTGCATCTCTGTGGCATATGACCCTGGCTGCTTCACGTTTTGTGGTGGAGCAGAAGGGTGATTCCCTCACAACACTTCTCTTTTTTCACAGGCAGTTCATCTTTGTGGTGGCATTCACCACCTTTCTTATCAGCTGTGTTGATTATGACATCCTCTTTGCCAACAAAGCATTAAATCACAGCCAGCATCCCACTGAGCCCATTAAGGTGACTCTGCCAGATGCCTTCCTGCCTCCAAATGTCTGCAGTGCAAGGTAGGGGCAGTGGAGGGCATGTTAGCCACTGCTCTTGTTTTCCTACATACTCAGGGCTCCTGTCTGGGCCTGTGTCCCACTACTTGCCTCTTCTTGCTTACAGAATCCAGGCAAACAGCTTCCTCATCTGCATCCTGGTGATAGCTGGGGTTTTCTGGATCCACCGACTCGTCAAATTTATCTACAATATCTGCTGCTACTGGGAGATTCACTCTTTCTACATCAATGCCCTGAAGATCCCCATGGTAAGTCactgagccagggctgcatgCGAGGCCGCCAAGGGCCATGGGAGGGATTTGCTGGTGGTTGCAACTTGCCTTCATGCCTCTCCTCTTCTCAGTCAGACTGAGCACTCTTCCTCCATAGGCACATGATCTCCTTtcagcctcttctccagcagccagTTTATTCTGTGTTAACCTCTCTGTGCTCAGTCTGCCTCTCCGCCTGCTGGCGCGTGCCTCTGCCATATGCCACCCAATATGTGTGTTCTTCAGTGGTGGCCTTTTCTGTGATGCCTTCCACAGAGGCAGCATAAGTGAGGATATCCTCGTACCTCCCTGGGATGTGAACAACCTCAGCTTCCTTGTTTATTTAGAAGGCTTGGAGCTACTTAGTTGTGAAGGTCACACAGCAGATCAGTGTGTTACAGATGGGGTTTGAGGCTTGCATAGACAGCCTAGTCCAGAGTCCTTGCTCTGATGAACAACATGAAAAGGCATGTGCACATCCTTTGGAGAGAGAAAGTATCTTGAGAAAGGTGGGGTGAGCTGAAAGGCTTGCATTGTCCCCAGTTTTTCCATGGGCTCCCTCTGGGACACTGCTTAAGTCCTTCCATGTTTGTTTCTCCCTGCTGACTCCAaatggcagctctgggaggaaCCACGGAAGCCTGGACCTGTGTTTATGCCTCCAAGGAAGCTGGTGCATGCGTGGCTGGGAAACAGTCATCTGTGCTAATCTAGGGGTAAAGGGCACCTTGGCAAGGTGTGGGGTTTGCCTGCTGCAGGCTGAAGAGGTGCCAGAAGGTGCCTCACGCCCTGGTGTTGCATGCACTTTGTCAGCACCCCGAGATGTGTGCTGGGACCTGGCTTCTGTCCCTGGTTACTTCTTGCTCCTAATCTCGCTGCTTGTCCACCTTCCAGTCCACCCTGCCCTACTACACCTGGCAGGAGGTGCAGGCCCGCATTGTGCAGATCCAGAAGGAGCACCAGATCTGCATCCACAAGAAGGAGCTGACAGAGCTGGACATCTATCACCGCATCCTCCGCTTCAAGAACTACATGGTGGCCATGGTGAACAAGTCACTGCTGCCCATCCGCTTCCGCCTGCCCCTGCTGGGAGACACCGTCTTCTACACGCGTGGGCTCAAGTACAACTTTGAGCTCATCTTCTTCTGGGGTCCCGGCTCCCTCTTTGAGAATGAGTGGAGCCTGAAGGCTGAATACAAGCGGGCCGGGAACCGCCTGGAGCTGGCTGAGAAGCTCAGCACCCGCATCCTCTGGATTGGCATTGCTAACTTCCTCCTCTGCCCCCTCATCCTCATCTGGCAGATCCTCTATGCTTTCTTCAGCTACACGGAGATCCTGAAGCGGGAGCCGGGCAGCCTGGGTGCCCGCTGCTGGTCTCTCTATGGCCGCTGTTACCTGCGTCACTTCAACGAGCTGGATCACGAACTGCACTCGCGCCTCAGCAAGGGGTACAAGCCAGCTTCCAAGTACATGAACTGCTTTATCTCCCCGCTTCTCACCATCGTGGCCAAGAACGTGGCCTTCTTTGCTGGCTCCATCCTGGCTGTGCTCATCGCTCTCACCATCTATGATGAGGATGTGCTTGCGGTCGAGCACGTCCTGACCACGGTCACCCTGCTCGGGGTGGGCATCACCGTGTGCAGGTGAGGTGGGTCTGTGCTGCCCCCATGCTCCTGGCAGCACTGTagggagcagtggggctggcagcaaTCCGTGTAGACATGCTCTTTGCTTGCAAATGGATGTGAATCTGTGTGGATGAGGGGCATGGCTGGGGAGAGGTAGTGATCCTGGCTGCAGTGGTTGTATGGTATGAGGGGCTGGTCTGGTCAGAAGGCTACAGGTAGAGCTGTGATATGGGCCAGTCACCCTGCCCTCCCAAGATGACATCTCTCAGGAACTGAGGTGTAATGCTGTGATATTTCCCTGTTCTGTCGTGCAGGTCTTTCATCCCTGACCAGCACCTGGTCttctgcccagagcagctgctgcgaGTTATCCTGGCACACATCCACTACATGCCTGACCACTGGCAGGGCAACGCCCACCGCTACGAGACCAGGGACGAGTTTGCCCAGCTCTTCCAGTACAAAGCGGTGAGCTTGGCTTAACTGTGCAGCTGGGGACTTACCCCCATCACAGGACAGAGAAGGTGCTGGAGAGCTCAACAGCTCCTGGGCTTAGAGAGGAACAAGGCAGCATCCTCAGAGATACCCTGCCCCAGAAGATGGAGGGCTACCTCTGGGGTCTGTTTCAGGATTGGGGGTTTTTTGACCCTCAAGTTTGTGCTGAACCCATCATTTCTGTGCTCAGGTCTTCATCCTGGAAGAGCTCCTGAGTCCCATCATTACCCCTTTGATCCTCATCATCTGCCTGCGGCCCAAGTCCTTGGACATTGTTGACTTCTTCCGTAACTTCACCGTGGAGGTGGTGGGTGTGGGTGACACCTGCTCCTTTGCCCAGATGGACGTGCGCCAGCACGGCCACCCTGCGGTAGGTTCTGTGCTGCCCACCGGCATGTCTGCTCCTTTAGACCCACGAGAGGCCCAAACTCGCCACTCCTGGCAGCGCACAGCCCAGCCACCCACCTCTTGGTAGGGTGTCTGCCTTTGGCACCACTGGTCaccagctccagaaggctctcgTGGCCCAGCTGTGATTATTGACCAGATGCTTCGGGAATCAGGCTGTGTCATGTCTTTGAT
Coding sequences within:
- the ATG9A gene encoding autophagy-related protein 9A, which translates into the protein MAHFETQYQRLESSSTESPPGGGDLLVHVPEGAKSPWHHIENLDLFFSRVYNLHQKNGFTCMLIGEIFELMQFIFVVAFTTFLISCVDYDILFANKALNHSQHPTEPIKVTLPDAFLPPNVCSARIQANSFLICILVIAGVFWIHRLVKFIYNICCYWEIHSFYINALKIPMSTLPYYTWQEVQARIVQIQKEHQICIHKKELTELDIYHRILRFKNYMVAMVNKSLLPIRFRLPLLGDTVFYTRGLKYNFELIFFWGPGSLFENEWSLKAEYKRAGNRLELAEKLSTRILWIGIANFLLCPLILIWQILYAFFSYTEILKREPGSLGARCWSLYGRCYLRHFNELDHELHSRLSKGYKPASKYMNCFISPLLTIVAKNVAFFAGSILAVLIALTIYDEDVLAVEHVLTTVTLLGVGITVCRSFIPDQHLVFCPEQLLRVILAHIHYMPDHWQGNAHRYETRDEFAQLFQYKAVFILEELLSPIITPLILIICLRPKSLDIVDFFRNFTVEVVGVGDTCSFAQMDVRQHGHPAWMSAGKTEASIYQQAEDGKTELSLMHFAITNPKWQPPRESTAFIGFLKERVHRDSSVALAQQAVLPENALFSSIQSLQSESEPHSLIANVIAGSSALGFHMSRDGQASRHLSEVASALRSFSPLQSAQQPSSGFQASGRDGEGAQPRGASAMTASGADARTVSSGSSAWEGQLQSMILSEYASTEMSLHALYMHELHKQHAQLEPERHTWHRRESDESGESAHEELDTQRGGPVPIPRSASYPFSSPRQPAEETATLQTGFQRRYGGITDPGTVHRAPSHFSRLPLGGWAEDGQSARHPEPVPEESSEDELPPQIHKV
- the ANKZF1 gene encoding tRNA endonuclease ANKZF1, which codes for MPESWSVFEAAQDPELLHGLSLVTGVAADAGAAQPAPASHEKPAAASCEEKPHGVAEVPERMCCLTCGQVFGSREEQTEHYRLDWHRFNLKQRLLGRRTLPEEVFEEKTRTGDVSSISGSDSHSSDVSSESELLPSVSDTGQTPQIPRSHKVLLRNAKGQLISAYRCVLLTGKGDIEEPVELTASLQSLSAGTCWVVLMMGGGHFAGAVFRGLQVQEHKTFHRYTVRARRGTAQGLRDAQTPGSAPRSAGASLRRYNEAALLKDIQDLLAAWAQHLSEAQRIFLRAPHHNRALLFGGRSPPLTRGDPRICHIPLSTRRATLREVLRVHATLASLQVYGKDTPLEDIVGSPRKVWQKRQQKAEVHPPQEDTTAPEEEEEEEEESPAGELETVEVTLGTLDLREFEVMPKRNRKRRKKRDKKVEKGPCAKETGEQPGLEAVTELQGEAEAGLLPWSNGGDPQTQLCDALFTACKTGDVQTLQHLLGVPENGGLPEHSEDGQSLDMARSLLNQPVDEQGCTLLHVAAQAGRAEAVCLLLQAGADPALRDRQERTPYCTSADRRTRNAFRKFMVAHPDKYDYSRAKVPGPLTQEMEAKKLEKKRAQKAQRKQREQAQREEQHRREQEQERKQWFAALSDREKRALAAERRLAAQLQDTSTTPANISRCWQCGESLLGRIPFHYLDFSFCSTACLQTHRRAQAGHT